A genomic stretch from Pochonia chlamydosporia 170 chromosome 4, whole genome shotgun sequence includes:
- a CDS encoding thermolabile L-asparaginase (similar to Beauveria bassiana ARSEF 2860 XP_008601542.1): MTRPNLDDDYIVCDRNGIIENRHLIHAAVVDSNGKLLFSIGNPSRLTLIRSSVKPAQALAVAESGAFQKYGFEEKDIALCCASHSSEEGHISRARSMLAKSGCDESHLRCGGHPALTPQMNNAWIKSGFVATPVFSNCSGKHAAFLAAAKAIGRSTDGYHQLEHPIQQRVKEIVEDLTGLSPDEVKWGVDGCNMAAPAVPLQSLAVLNAEFANAADLVAQGGDVSPRRREMARIFNAMSSYPEMVGGEGRFCTLLMKAFNGHLIGKVGADACYGIGVRASHVPKRLGIDGPIGIAVKVEDGNMDVLYAAVAELLDRLDLGTKEMRSVLDGFHYKTILNTAGVVTGEYAFPFLLKMEV; the protein is encoded by the coding sequence ATGACTCGACCCAATCTCGACGACGATTACATTGTCTGCGACAGAAATGGCATTATTGAAAACAGACATCTCATCCATGCGGCAGTCGTTGATTCTAACGGCAAACTCCTCTTCTCAATCGGCAACCCATCCCGCCTCACGCTGATCCGCTCGTCCGTGAAACCGGCACAAGCTCTCGCCGTAGCAGAATCCGGTGCATTTCAGAAATATGGATTCGAAGAGAAAGACATTGCACTTTGTTGTGCGTCTCACAGCAGCGAAGAAGGGCATATTTCTCGCGCGAGGAGCATGCTAGCCAAGTCCGGGTGCGACGAGAGCCATCTTCGCTGTGGAGGACATCCTGCGCTGACGCCGCAGATGAACAATGCGTGGATTAAGAGTGGTTTTGTTGCTACGCCTGTGTTTAGCAACTGCTCTGGCAAGCATGCTGCTTTCTTGGCGGCTGCAAAGGCAATAGGTCGTTCTACGGATGGGTATCACCAACTGGAGCATCCGATACAGCAACGAGTGAAGGAAATAGTCGAGGACTTGACAGGTCTATCACCAGATGAGGTGAAATGGGGTGTAGATGGATGCAACATGGCTGCTCCGGCTGTCCCTCTTCAAAGCCTAGCCGTGTTGAATGCAGAGTTTGCGAACGCGGCGGATCTAGTTGCGCAAGGAGGTGATGTCTCTCCACGGAGAAGGGAAATGGCACGCATCTTCAATGCCATGTCGTCTTATCCGGAAATGGTGGGAGGCGAGGGCCGGTTCTGCACGTTGCTGATGAAGGCGTTTAATGGGCATTTGATAGGAAAGGTTGGCGCTGATGCCTGTTACGGAATTGGCGTGCGAGCATCGCATGTGCCGAAGAGGCTGGGGATTGATGGGCCGATTGGTATCGcggtcaaggttgaggatgggaATATGGATGTGCTGTATGCGGCTGTGGCAGAGCTTTTGGATAGGTTGGACTTGGGGACGAAGGAGATGAGAAGTGTGTTGGATGGGTTTCACTACAAGACGATATTGAATACTGCTGGGGTTGTTACGGGAGAGTATGCGTTTCCATTCTTGTTAAAGATGGAGGTGTAG
- a CDS encoding proteinase (similar to Metarhizium acridum CQMa 102 XP_007812644.1) gives MRKLTHLLPTLLAINGAASSQDLNWRNIFPNRNLVYHDCYDEFKCARLILPLNWLDNKSNHTVTIPIIKLPAVVAETDPTFGGAIITNPGGPGEPGTEFVVDFGHKLRSVADKPGKRHYEIISFDPRGVGNSEPAANCFPDNTLDRIVSTFETRANGASFQGLEAIPYGLALQDVYGKRCKEADDRLEGGIFEYMSTASVARDIVELVDKIEEARAKDQPASSDDSTRTELRKRAMKDVNRVQYWGFSYGTVLGNVLASMFPERIGRIVLDGVVDAEDFVAGQGYALSLIDTDNIVDSFINGCFKAGSSKCRMVQQSDASASDIKSRFSKWFTNLEQSPKIVTVQGTTFIITRAEVGRAILYSLYKPIQTFKDLASVLEDGMSGNYTSLATRMLDMNIISKPVNGCPKDNQPVQGSSGLDSRNGVVCGDGSDVSQESITWWHSYFKDLLDLSPIAAPYWSTIRFTCARWPFKPKWTFKGPFGTPKHDPRVTPGKPAAPILFVSNRLDPVTPLAGARKMVKKYPGAGLVIQESLGHCALVNGESSCLSKHIADYFETGKVPNEVSCHVRCGPWDTGCDVEGVALKNRHSMLGVWSTATSTMDSRKAN, from the exons ATGCGAAAACTCACACATTTGCTTCCGACACTGCTGGCGATCAATGGGGCTGCATCCTCACAAGACCTCAATTGGCGCAACATATTTCCGAATCGCAACCTAGTCTATCACGACTGCTACGATGAATTCAAGTGCGCCCGTCTCATTCTACCACTCAATTGGCTAGACAACAAAAGCAATCACACAGTCACCATTCCCATCATCAAGTTACCAGCTGTGGTTGCGGAAACCGACCCAACCTTTGGCGGCGCAATCATCACAAACCCCGGCGGTCCTGGAGAACCTGGCACAGAATTCGTGGTAGATTTCGGCCATAAACTGCGCAGTGTAGCTGACAAACCTGGGAAACGACATTATGAAATCATCTCATTTGATCCTCGTGGGGTAGGAAACAGTGAGCCTGCCGCGAATTGCTTCCCCGATAACACGCTAGATCGCATTGTCTCTACATTCGAGACGAGGGCAAATGGCGCAAGTTTTCAAGGCCTTGAAGCCATTCCATATGGTCTGGCTTTGCAAGACGTCTATGGCAAGCGGTGCAAAGAGGCGGATGATCGACTTGAAGGGGGCATTTTTGAGTACATGAGCACTGCAAGTGTTGCTCGCGACATTGTTGAATTGGTAGATAAAATTGAGGAAGCTAGGGCAAAGGATCAGCCTGCTAGTAGTGATGATTCGACGCGCACAGAGCTGCGTAAGAGAGCGATGAAGGATGTGAACCGTGTTCAATACTGGGGGTTCTCATATGGGACTGTTCTGGGTAACGTTCTTGCATCAATGTTTCCTGAGCGGATTGGACGAATTGTTCTCgatggagttgttgatgcggAAGATTTTGTGGCCGGTCAG GGCTACGCACTCAGTCTTATTGACACCGACAACATAGTAgacagcttcatcaacggcTGCTTCAAGGCCGGCTCATCAAAATGTCGCATGGTCCAGCAAAGTGATGCATCCGCATCTGACATCAAGTCTCGATTCTCGAAATGGTTTACCAACCTCGAACAATCACCCAAGATAGTGACCGTCCAAGGAACTACATTCATCATCACGCGCGCTGAAGTAGGCCGCGCAATTCTATACAGCCTCTACAAACCGATCCAGACATTCAAGGACCTTGCGTCTGTTCTAGAAGACGGCATGTCCGGTAATTACACTAGCCTCGCAACAAGGATGCTAGACATGAACATCATCTCGAAACCCGTAAACGGTTGCCCCAAAGATAACCAGCCCGTTCAAGGGTCCTCAGGTCTCGATAGTAGGAATGGAGTGGTATGCGGCGACGGATCTGATGTTTCTCAAGAGTCCATCACTTGGTGGCATTCCTACTTCAAAGACCTACTCGACTTGTCGCCTATTGCGGCGCCGTATTGGAGTACCATCCGCTTCACATGCGCTAGATGGCCGTTCAAGCCGAAATGGACTTTCAAGGGTCCATTTGGCACACCTAAGCATGATCCAAGGGTGACGCCCGGGAAGCCAGCTGCTCCTATACTCTTTGTCTCGAATCGGCTGGATCCAGTGACGCCTCTTGCTGGGGCGCGCAAAATGGTCAAGAAGTATCCCGGTGCTGGGCTCGTGATTCAGGAGAGCCTGGGACACTGTGCGCTTGTCAATGGGGAGAGTTCGTGTTTGAGTAAGCATATAGCTGATTACTTTGAGACTGGCAAGGTGCCGAACGAGGTCAGTTGTCATGTTCGGTGTGGACCTTGGGATACTGgttgtgatgttgaaggcGTTGCGTTAAAGAATCGGCATAGCATGTTGGGAGTTTGGTCAACGGCCACCAGCACGATGGACAGCAGAAAAGCCAACTAG
- a CDS encoding homocysteine S-methyltransferase (similar to Metarhizium robertsii ARSEF 23 XP_007817253.1): MAPILILDGGLGTSLEQEYNVKFSPSTPLWSSNLLVSDPSTLLQCQSDFGQVPVDVLLTATYQVSIKGFGDTKNSHYPNGISSSEIPQFLETAVNVAEKATQGHNSTIALSLGPYGACMIPSQEYSGKYDEGHDSQQDLCNWHSERLKLFGKVQDLSTRIGYISMETIPRVDEIAAMRKALDSVPELQGVPFWMSCLYPGDDELLPSGETPEVALRTMFDRQVAKSVPWGVGINCTKVWKLTSLLKKYESAIENLVDDGALQEWPALVLYPDGTNGEVYNTVTQVWEVPDNAKGVKRVPWEEQLAEVVRGTESRGNWKQIVVGGCCMASSEDIARLRQVLLAT; the protein is encoded by the coding sequence ATGGCGCCAATACTCATACTAGACGGCGGCCTCGGCACATCTCTAGAACAAGAATACAACGTCAAATTCAGTCCATCCACACCTCTTTGGTCATCCAATCTCCTCGTCTCTGACCCCAGCACTCTTCTCCAATGCCAGAGCGACTTCGGCCAAGTTCCAGTTGACGTCCTCCTCACTGCAACCTATCAAGTCTCCATCAAAGGGTTCGGCGACACGAAAAATTCTCATTATCCAAATGGAATCTCTTCGTCGGAAATTCCTCAATTCCTGGAAACTGCTGTCAACGTCGCGGAAAAGGCCACTCAGGgacacaacagcaccatTGCGCTGAGTCTTGGCCCATATGGAGCTTGCATGATCCCCAGCCAGGAATACAGTGGCAAATACGACGAGGGGCACGATTCTCAACAAGACCTGTGTAACTGGCACAGTGAGAGATTGAAGCTATTCGGAAAAGTGCAGGATTTATCTACGCGTATTGGATACATTTCCATGGAGACGATCCCCCGCGTCGATGAGATTGCAGCAATGAGAAAAGCCCTGGATTCGGTGCCAGAGCTGCAGGGTGTGCCATTCTGGATGTCCTGCCTGTACCCtggcgatgatgagttgttgcCCAGTGGAGAAACTCCAGAAGTCGCCTTACGGACAATGTTTGACCGTCAAGTTGCAAAATCCGTGCCCTGGGGAGTGGGCATCAACTGTACCAAGGTGTGGAAGCTTACTTCGCTCTTAAAGAAGTACGAATCTGCCATTGAGAATCTGGTTGACGATGGAGCTCTGCAGGAATGGCCTGCGTTGGTGCTCTACCCGGACGGGACAAATGGAGAGGTTTACAACACTGTCACGCAAGTGTGGGAAGTACCGGACAATGCAAAGGGCGTGAAGAGAGTTCCATGGGAGGAACAACTTGCCGAGGTGGTTCGCGGAACAGAGAGCAGAGGGAACTGGAAGCAGATTGTAGTTGGAGGTTGCTGTATGGCTAGTTCAGAGGACATAGCAAGGCTACGACAAGTTTTGCTAGCGACGTAA
- a CDS encoding FAD dependent oxidoreductase superfamily protein (similar to Colletotrichum gloeosporioides Nara gc5 XP_007276474.1) gives MASTVIVGGGIIGLSTAYYLSQHQPGSSIHVVDSSPELFASASGYAGGFLAKSNWFYFDPSVSALATLSFDEHQKLAEQEGGRENWEYTKTTSLRYTRTDTKARSEDGAKDWMEKGVVPSGTLDNKVTKQTAILDPLKLCQFLLHKCKREGVQVHHPATVLSIGTDVQDELSCVCIGYTNSSTETEIPTTRILLSAGAWTPQVFKSLFKSSSINIPVYPMAGHSLVVKKPNVPNDTNHIVFATLADGSSPEFGSRSGGVVYFAGVNSMSIPLPPLATGSKREDESLTQLKQMAKALVSSDEELQTMRTGLCFRPVTERGTPYIGRLTDEQIGIKTRTGEEGGVFIAVGHGPWGILMSLGTGRVMAEMMAGKETSVDVSGLAL, from the exons ATGGCCTCGACCGTCATAGTCGGCGGAGGCATCATTGGCCTCTCAACAGCATACTACCTATCGCAGCACCAGCCCGGATCAAGCATCCACGTCGTCGACTCATCGCCCGAACTATTCGCTTCCGCATCTGGCTATGCAGGTGGCTTTCTCGCCAAAAGCAATTGGTTCTACTTTGATCCCAGCGTATCAGCCCTGGCAACTCTCAGTTTCGATGAGCACCAAAAACTAGCAGAGCAGGAAGGTGGACGAGAAAATTGGGAGTACACCAAGACGACAAGCCTGAGATATACTCGGACTGACACAAAAGCCCGCAGTGAGGATGGTGCTAAGGACTGGATGGAAAAGGGAGTCGTGCCATCAGGAACGCTGGACAACAAGGTGACGA AACAGACTGCGATTTT GGATCCTCTGAAACTCTGCCAATTCCTCTTGCACAAGTGCAAGCGAGAAGGCGTCCAGGTCCATCATCCAGCTACTGTTCTCTCCATTGGAACCGATGTTCAAGACGAACTTTCGTGCGTTTGCATCGGATACACTAATTCGTCTACGGAAACAGAGATTCCGACTACAAGAATTCTCTTGTCAGCAGGCGCTTGGACACCACAAGTGTTCAAATCACTCTTCaaatcctcctccatcaatATACCAGTCTATCCCATGGCAGGTCACTCCCTCGTAGTGAAAAAGCCCAATGTTCCGAATGATACTAACCACATCGTCTTTGCAACCTTGGCCGACGGGTCATCTCCCGAATTTGGCTCCCGGTCAGGCGGTGTGGTATACTTTGCTGGCGTCAACTCGATGAGCATCCCCTTACCGCCGTTGGCCACTGGTTCAAAGAGAGAAGACGAGTCACTCACACAATTGAAACAGATGGCAAAGGCGCTTGTAAGCAGCGACGAAGAGCTACAGACTATGAGGACAGGACTGTGCTTTCGACCTGTTACGGAGAGGGGGACGCCATATATTGGAAGGTTGACAGACGAACAGATTGGCATCAAGACAAGGactggtgaggagggtggtgTCTTTATTGCGGTTGGTCATGGGCCCTGGGGCatcttgatgagcttgggTACGGGGCGTGTGATGGCGGAGATGATGGCGGGCAAGGAAACAAGTGTAGATGTAAGTGGACTTGCCTTGTGA